CCGGAAATTCTAATTCTGGACGAGCCTATCAACGGCCTTGATCCTGCAGGTGTTGCGGAGATACGGAATATGTTATACAATCTGGCGCACAATTTCGGCATCACGGTATTTATATCCAGCCATCTGTTAGAGGAGCTCTCGAAGGTATCCACACGGATTGGCATTATTCACGGCGGCAAGCTGGTGCAAGAAGTCGCAATGGACAAGCTGGAGCAGTCCTTGGAGAAAAGTCTGGTCGTGAACGGCCGGAACAAGCCTGCCTTAAAGAAGGTGCTGGAGGAGCATGGCTATAACTTCGTGGATACAGCGGACGGTTCTATTAAACTAACCAATGAACATGCCGCAGATCATCCTGAACGGCTGGCTGAACTGCTCGTGCAAAGCAATCAACCGCCAACGTCGCTCCGGGTAGTTACAGAGGACCTGGAAGGCTATTTTCTCCGCACCATCGGGGTTAACAGGGGGATTGTATAATGAATATTCTATCGGTGCTACATTGTGAGCTTCGCAAGATTATCCGCTCGAATGTATTCTGGATTATGTTCCTGGTTTTAGGCTTCGGGCCCATCATGATGGGCGTCGGAAATGTATTATCCAGTGACGCCGGCGGTGTCACCTGGGAAGTGTATTTAACCGGATTGCTGGAGACACTTGCCCCGCTGGGACTGATCGGGTACACCTTTGTGGCGGCCTGGGTCTTCGGACGGGAGTTTTCGGACCGGACCATTAAGGATTTACTGGCCAAGCCCATTTCCAGAGCAAAAATTGTATTGGCCAAGTTCCTGGTCATTTTAGCATGGTGCCTGCTACTGTCCATCTATATGTTCGCTATTGGTCTTGCCGTAGGAGCCATCCTCGGTGTTGCAGGCGGGTCCGCCGCGTTCATTTGGAGCTTATTCCTTAAGTTCCTGGTCACTTCGCTGTTGTACATCCTTGTGACCGCGCCAAGCATTCTGTTGGCTAATGTGACCAAGGGCTACCTGGCACCTCTGGGGCTCATCCTGATTATCGTCATTCTGTCCAATGTGCTCAGTTCCTTTGGATTCGCGCCTTATTTCCCATGGACCATCCCGTCGGTATTCCAAAGCACCGGTTCGCTGCAGCTGAGCAGTATCATCATCATTGCGTATACCGGGATTATCGGAATCGCCGGAACCTTTGCCTGGTGGAGATATGCGGAGCAGCCTTAAGCGGGAAATGATCATCCTTCATCATCCATCGTGCCCTTCATCGCCTCCTGCTCACGGAAGGCCGAAGGGGTCAGCCCGTACTTTTTCTTGAACAGGGTGGAGAAGTAAGTGATATTGTAGATCCCGACCGCTTCGCTGATCTTGGCCGCCGTGTCAGGAGTTGAAGCAAGCAGCTCCTTCGCTTTGTCCAGCCGGGTGTTGTTCAGATATTCACTGAAGGATTGCCCGGCCGCTCCTTTGAACAGCTTGCCCAGATAGCTGGGGGACAGTCCGGCGATTTTGGACACCAGATCAAGGGAGATATTAGGCTCGGCATAATGTTCATGGACATAATTCTGCACTTTTTCAATGAGACTATTATGTTTCTTGGCATTCATCCAATGATGTTTGTCTTCAATTAACTTGCAGATGGTGGAGCAATAGCGGTTGAATATGTCACGGATTTCCGTCAGATCCTCAGCACCTTCAATCTCGGTTACCGCCTGCAGGTAATCATTGAAATTCGAATCCGGCACATGCTGTAAATAGTCAAAAGCTTTGAGCAAAGATAACATGAGCTGCGTGCTGAAGGTAATGATCTGATGAACCGAACCGCCGGATAGGGTATCGATAAATTCTTCTATCGCGCTAACAATAGGCTCCGGCTTGCCCTGCTGGACGGCATCTATCAGCTTCTTCTCGCAGGCGGCGGGATAGCTTAAGACCTTCAACACATGGTGCCGTGTCGCTGCTGCATCCAGAATCGCTTCCTTCCCATAGATTAAACGGTATTTCACATACTGCTGGGCTGAGGTGTACGAGGACGGAATATTCCCCTTGCCAAAGGAGATATCGCCTATCCCTATAGATACCGTCACCTTGAAATAACGATTCAGGAAGCTTTGAATATTACGCAAGGCAGGCTTTAGCTCCTCCGGGAGCTGATTTTTCGTGTATTGAAGGATGGCAACAGCTTCATTTCCGCCCATAATGAGCACATCACAGGGGCCGATATGCTCCAGCAGCTCTTTGGCGATATTCCCCAGCGCGAAGCGCAGCAAGGACTGCTGTTTCCCCTCTACCCTCTCCCCTGCCGGCTCAAGCTCATTGATCTTGAACACCAGCACGCCGAAGAACGGTCCGGCAACCTCCTCTCCAATCTCCTTAATGATTTCGCTGGAGGCAGAGTCCTCCAGGGAATGACCCCGCAGCAAGGCATGTAGATAATGCTCACGGACCGTCCGGGAAGAATGGCTGATAACGAACTGCATCGATTTCTCACGTTCATGATAGGATTGGAACACTTCATTCACCATCTTGTACTCATCTATCAGTGCCAAGCCGGATGCGGGCTTGACCGGGCTTGGCATCACTTTTTCCAGCAGCGCCGATAAAGGCTTATTCATATTCGAGGTCAACAGGATAGAGCTCAACAGACCTGCAAGTACAATTCCGGCGGTCACCAGCAGCGTAATTCTCCGGAGCTGATCAATATTAGAAATAAGCTCCGAATACGGTGAAACGCTTACAAAATACCAGTTCAGTTCCTCTGATTTCACATAAGTGACCAGATTCTTTTGGTTTGCGATCGTCGTGGTGAAGCTGTTCTCCGGTTGGTTCTCAATTAATACCGTCCGTACATACTCCTCCCCGGATAGATCATCCAGGAACAGATTGGAATCGGTATTGGACAGCACTTTACCTTCATTATTGATCACGAAGACATTATTGGCCGCGTCTGCTTTGCCTATCTTACGGATGGTCGTCAGTATCGACTGCTCCTCCACATTGATATAGATTAGCGGATTGCCTGCGGTCTGGTATGCGAAGTTCGGATACAGCAAGAAGGTCAGGAACTGTAAGGGTCTGCCGTTGTTGCGGCTGGCAACCTTCAGGCTGCGCGGATTGAATTCCATGTACTGCTTCGCGCTAAGGGCAGTGAGCGATACGTCGAACGGAAGCCCGGCGGTATCGACTGTCGTGCCTGTAGAAGGCCGGTGGATTCCGATACTGTGGATATAAGGATTCAAATTGGCAATTTGCTCAATCTGCTGAAAAATATGATAATTGCTTACCTTGTTCTCTGCCGTCTCATCCAGAAACGAAAGGATCTCCGGTTGAGTCAGCAGTGTATTTCCAATCGTCATGACCTGATTATAGACTACATCCGAAGCGTACGTGATCTGAGATAACATTGCCCGGGAATTGCGTTCGATCTCCTTAATGGCGCTTCTGGAGAACAGGGAGAAGAGTACACTGGACAGCAGACTTACGGTTAGAAGCACGAGAAGGAAATAGGAGATCGTGAGTTTTTGAAATGCCTTGTATCGAACAAGCCGGTTGATGGTTGCCCGCATGTTGTATTCCTCCCCAAGCTGCACGTTATCATTTCTAAATATAGTACATTCTTGACTGAAAAGGTACCGGATCAGGCGAAAATGAAAGCCATTCCGTTTTTTTGAAAGCCTTGAACCCTTATTTGAAAGCGTTTGCCGGGTTTTAAAATAGACACTCGTTGCGGCTATGACTAAGCTGAAATCAAGGCAACAGTCATCTATTACAAACAAATAGGGGGGAACAGGAATTGAAGAAGAAACGGCGTTCAGGGCTCAGCATACTGTCAGACATCCGCAGAAATGGCACATCCTATTTGTTAGTTTTGCCGGCCATGGCATACACGTTTATTTTCGGCTATCTGACCTATCCTTATATGGTCATTGCTTTCCAACGCTTCAATTATACAAAGGGAATCTTCCATAGCGAATGGGTCGGCTTCAAAAACTTTGAGTTTTTCTTTCGTTCCAATAAGGCGCTTACAGTTACCTTTAATACCATTTACCTCAATTTACTGTTTATTGTTTTCGGTACGCTGATGGCGCTGGCCATTTCACTGGTGCTGAATGAGCTGCGCAAGAAGCTGTTTGTGCAGATCAGCCAGTCGCTGATGTTATTTCCGAACTTCATCTCATGGATCGTCATCAGCTATGTGCTGTACGCGCTGTTCTCCATGGATATGGGCGTGATTAACAGAATCCTGAACCAGTTCGGCATGTCCTCCGTCAACTGGTATACCGAAGCCCAGTCCTGGCCGGCGATTCTGACCATCATGCATGTGTGGAAGGGCGCCGGCATGAGCGCGATCATCTACCTGGCAACCATTACCGGCATCGACGAGACGTTGTATGAAGCCGCCGAGATTGACGGGGCGGGCCGCCTGCAAATGTGCTTCCGGATCACGCTTCCGCTAATGATGCCAA
The window above is part of the Paenibacillus sp. FSL H8-0048 genome. Proteins encoded here:
- a CDS encoding ABC transporter ATP-binding protein; this translates as MSILSKKRIGSTPAIQIDGVHKSFGDYTILNNLSLEVSRGEIYGFLGLNGAGKTTTIKMLLAMIKPTSGKLYMLGEKVDAGNSKLWSNVGYLEEATFYPDLTVTENLDIARRMQGLPDPDAVHQVIYKLGLTPHKKKKAKHLSLGNKQRLGLAKAMIHNPEILILDEPINGLDPAGVAEIRNMLYNLAHNFGITVFISSHLLEELSKVSTRIGIIHGGKLVQEVAMDKLEQSLEKSLVVNGRNKPALKKVLEEHGYNFVDTADGSIKLTNEHAADHPERLAELLVQSNQPPTSLRVVTEDLEGYFLRTIGVNRGIV
- a CDS encoding ABC transporter permease; its protein translation is MNILSVLHCELRKIIRSNVFWIMFLVLGFGPIMMGVGNVLSSDAGGVTWEVYLTGLLETLAPLGLIGYTFVAAWVFGREFSDRTIKDLLAKPISRAKIVLAKFLVILAWCLLLSIYMFAIGLAVGAILGVAGGSAAFIWSLFLKFLVTSLLYILVTAPSILLANVTKGYLAPLGLILIIVILSNVLSSFGFAPYFPWTIPSVFQSTGSLQLSSIIIIAYTGIIGIAGTFAWWRYAEQP
- a CDS encoding helix-turn-helix domain-containing protein gives rise to the protein MRATINRLVRYKAFQKLTISYFLLVLLTVSLLSSVLFSLFSRSAIKEIERNSRAMLSQITYASDVVYNQVMTIGNTLLTQPEILSFLDETAENKVSNYHIFQQIEQIANLNPYIHSIGIHRPSTGTTVDTAGLPFDVSLTALSAKQYMEFNPRSLKVASRNNGRPLQFLTFLLYPNFAYQTAGNPLIYINVEEQSILTTIRKIGKADAANNVFVINNEGKVLSNTDSNLFLDDLSGEEYVRTVLIENQPENSFTTTIANQKNLVTYVKSEELNWYFVSVSPYSELISNIDQLRRITLLVTAGIVLAGLLSSILLTSNMNKPLSALLEKVMPSPVKPASGLALIDEYKMVNEVFQSYHEREKSMQFVISHSSRTVREHYLHALLRGHSLEDSASSEIIKEIGEEVAGPFFGVLVFKINELEPAGERVEGKQQSLLRFALGNIAKELLEHIGPCDVLIMGGNEAVAILQYTKNQLPEELKPALRNIQSFLNRYFKVTVSIGIGDISFGKGNIPSSYTSAQQYVKYRLIYGKEAILDAAATRHHVLKVLSYPAACEKKLIDAVQQGKPEPIVSAIEEFIDTLSGGSVHQIITFSTQLMLSLLKAFDYLQHVPDSNFNDYLQAVTEIEGAEDLTEIRDIFNRYCSTICKLIEDKHHWMNAKKHNSLIEKVQNYVHEHYAEPNISLDLVSKIAGLSPSYLGKLFKGAAGQSFSEYLNNTRLDKAKELLASTPDTAAKISEAVGIYNITYFSTLFKKKYGLTPSAFREQEAMKGTMDDEG
- a CDS encoding ABC transporter permease produces the protein MKKKRRSGLSILSDIRRNGTSYLLVLPAMAYTFIFGYLTYPYMVIAFQRFNYTKGIFHSEWVGFKNFEFFFRSNKALTVTFNTIYLNLLFIVFGTLMALAISLVLNELRKKLFVQISQSLMLFPNFISWIVISYVLYALFSMDMGVINRILNQFGMSSVNWYTEAQSWPAILTIMHVWKGAGMSAIIYLATITGIDETLYEAAEIDGAGRLQMCFRITLPLMMPTVIILTMLSVGKIMYGDFGMIYALIGDNGTLYSTTDIIDTYVFRSLRQIGDPSEAMAVGLFQSVIGFILVFGTNAITRKYFKDGALY